A region from the Rhodamnia argentea isolate NSW1041297 chromosome 7, ASM2092103v1, whole genome shotgun sequence genome encodes:
- the LOC115741934 gene encoding uncharacterized protein LOC115741934, with the protein MPQVDLETLVSACAGGGSNDRKITCETIAGAGHPEAAPVAVEEEEEEEEEGQEEDQGHHSDRPEIPPDFPPESFWLSKDAEFDWFDRNAFYERKESTKASSNSGNLNPSSNSNSQRFSLNRKSKASIIGLPKPQKSCFVDVKNRKAASKAANTRLFPKRNGSSAGKSNPPLIEPSSPKVSCMGRVRSKKDRNRRLRNRNRSVEPAAAKAKPAGKKRTGLFSSFRSMFHRGHKSQAGSFERGAEPPPEESPPRRSSARSVNRDIRDRLPSREAGALSPDSLPRRSAAGGDAPGLGGMSRFASGRRSDAWADDVV; encoded by the coding sequence ATGCCGCAGGTGGATCTCGAAACCCTCGTCTCCGCTTGCGCCGGCGGCGGCTCCAACGACCGCAAAATCACCTGCGAGACCATCGCCGGCGCCGGCCATCCGGAGGCGGCGCCggtggcggtggaggaggaggaggaggaggaggaggagggccaGGAGGAGGACCAGGGCCACCACTCCGATCGGCCGGAGATCCCTCCCGACTTCCCGCCGGAGTCCTTCTGGCTCTCCAAGGACGCCGAGTTCGACTGGTTCGACCGCAACGCATTCTATGAGCGCAAGGAGTCCACCAAAGCCAGCTCCAACTCCGGGAACCTCAACCCCAGCTCCAACTCCAACTCGCAGCGCTTCTCCCTGAACCGGAAGTCCAAGGCCTCCATCATCGGCCTCCCGAAGCCGCAGAAGTCCTGCTTCGTCGACGTCAAGAACCGGAAGGCCGCCTCCAAGGCCGCGAACACGCGGCTGTTCCCGAAGCGCAACGGATCGTCGGCCGGGAAATCGAATCCGCCGCTGATCGAGCCGTCTTCGCCCAAGGTCTCGTGCATGGGGAGAGTCCGGTCGAAGAAGGACCGCAACCGCAGGTTACGGAACCGCAATCGCTCGGTCGAACCGGCCGCGGCGAAGGCCAAGCCGGCCGGCAAGAAGAGGACCGGCCTGTTCTCCAGCTTCCGCTCCATGTTCCATCGAGGCCACAAGTCGCAGGCCGGGAGCTTCGAGCGCGGCGCGGAGCCGCCCCCGGAGGAGTCGCCCCCGCGGAGGAGCTCGGCCAGGAGCGTCAATCGCGACATCAGGGACCGCTTGCCGTCGCGCGAGGCGGGGGCGCTCTCGCCGGATTCGCTACCCAGGCGGAGCGCGGCGGGCGGCGATGCGCCGGGTCTGGGCGGGATGAGCCGGTTCGCGTCCGGTCGGAGGTCGGACGCTTGGGCCGACGACGTGGTTTAG